A single window of Archangium gephyra DNA harbors:
- a CDS encoding carotenoid oxygenase family protein, translating into MMLSAAAAPLPSPGRPSWLNAYRDFTGDHGFQPMRIEGRLPEDLKGTLVRVGPVTFGVGGQRYGHWFDGDGGALAVRLGEGGAWGAARAIDTPSIRAERAAGKVLYSNYGTAAPSLWRRLFGGAKNAANTSAMTWNGRLFALVESTIPTELSLEDLRTLGETTFEGTVGPAFSAHPHRVGSRRASYNFGVRYGRVPLLDLYELPDSGPIRRMGSVPLPGLVMIHDFIATERHLVFFVAPVRIRIFRVMLGLGSFSDNFEWRPELGTEVLVIPIDEPSKVTRFQAEPFHTWHFGNAFEQDGRIVVDSVRYPDFGSNQWLAEQLNGWASTDAQGRLHRTTIDPKAGTLRTEQVSDRRCEFPGATPLLSGTRHRYVYLAAHSGQEAWRGPQDTLVKVDMETGRETVVTLGREHYASEPMFIPRPGGSAEDDGWLLAQTYDATSDKSYLAVLDAKTPEAGPVARAWLDHGFPFTFHGTWVPAA; encoded by the coding sequence ATGATGCTGAGTGCCGCCGCCGCGCCCCTGCCCTCCCCGGGCAGGCCGTCCTGGCTCAACGCCTACCGTGACTTCACGGGGGATCATGGCTTCCAGCCGATGCGAATCGAGGGCCGGCTCCCCGAGGACCTGAAGGGCACGCTGGTGCGCGTGGGCCCGGTGACCTTCGGCGTGGGCGGACAGCGCTATGGCCACTGGTTCGACGGAGATGGAGGCGCGCTGGCGGTGCGCTTGGGGGAAGGCGGTGCCTGGGGAGCGGCGCGGGCGATCGACACGCCGAGCATCCGGGCCGAGCGCGCGGCGGGCAAGGTCCTCTACAGCAACTATGGGACGGCGGCGCCCTCGCTGTGGCGCCGGCTGTTCGGCGGGGCGAAGAACGCGGCCAACACCTCGGCGATGACGTGGAACGGGCGGCTCTTCGCGCTGGTGGAGTCCACCATCCCCACGGAGCTGTCCCTGGAGGATCTGCGCACCCTCGGGGAGACGACGTTCGAGGGCACGGTGGGCCCGGCCTTCTCCGCGCACCCGCACCGGGTGGGCTCGCGGCGGGCGTCGTACAACTTCGGCGTGCGCTACGGGCGCGTTCCCCTGCTGGACCTGTATGAGCTGCCCGACTCGGGTCCCATCCGCCGGATGGGCAGTGTGCCCCTGCCCGGGCTGGTGATGATCCACGACTTCATCGCCACCGAGCGGCACCTGGTCTTCTTCGTGGCCCCGGTCCGCATCCGTATCTTCCGGGTGATGCTGGGCCTGGGCAGCTTCTCGGACAACTTCGAGTGGCGGCCGGAGCTGGGAACGGAGGTGCTCGTCATCCCCATCGACGAGCCCTCGAAGGTGACGCGCTTCCAGGCGGAGCCCTTCCACACGTGGCACTTCGGCAACGCGTTCGAGCAGGACGGGCGCATCGTGGTGGACTCCGTGCGCTACCCGGACTTCGGCAGCAACCAGTGGCTGGCCGAGCAGCTCAACGGATGGGCCTCCACGGACGCACAAGGCCGGCTGCACCGGACGACGATCGATCCGAAGGCGGGCACGCTGCGCACCGAGCAGGTGTCGGATCGGCGCTGCGAGTTCCCCGGAGCCACGCCGCTGCTCTCGGGGACGCGCCACCGCTACGTGTACCTGGCCGCGCACTCGGGGCAGGAGGCATGGCGAGGGCCACAGGACACGCTGGTGAAGGTGGACATGGAGACGGGCCGGGAGACGGTGGTGACGCTCGGACGCGAGCACTACGCCTCCGAGCCGATGTTCATCCCACGCCCGGGCGGCTCGGCCGAGGACGACGGCTGGCTGCTGGCCCAGACCTACGACGCGACGAGCGACAAGAGCTACCTGGCGGTGCTGGACGCGAAGACACCGGAAGCGGGCCCGGTGGCTCGCGCCTGGCTGGACCACGGCTTTCCCTTCACCTTTCACGGCACCTGGGTGCCGGCGGCGTAG
- a CDS encoding acyl-CoA dehydrogenase family protein, whose translation MTTSAAVKSAGEHPVLAATRQLAPRVAARSEEIESARRLPADLANELAQAGLFRMVVPEAYGGLEMHPALVIEAVEILARADGSAGWCVMIGACTAMCSAWLPEPQARVIYGAPDVITGGVAAPLGRAELVEGGYRVSGRWAWASGSQNCRWLVGGAVVTKDGVPQMRGPVPEVRTLFFPIEDVTLHDTWHASGLCGTGSGDMEVKDVFVPAERSISLITERPRVARPLYAFPAFGLLGLGIPAVALGIARRAIDELTALANQKKLMTHGGQLLARRAAVQEAVAEAEATLRAARAFLLETVNTTFEAATRGEVTVKHRAELRLSYTHAMRSAARVVDRMYEAAGGTAVYRASPLQRCLRDIHVATQHAMVAPSTLEVIGSVLLGVDANTVML comes from the coding sequence ATGACGACCTCCGCCGCCGTGAAGTCCGCTGGAGAGCACCCGGTGCTCGCCGCCACCCGCCAACTCGCGCCCAGGGTTGCCGCCCGCTCCGAGGAGATCGAGTCAGCCCGCCGGCTTCCGGCCGATCTCGCCAACGAGCTGGCCCAGGCCGGACTCTTCCGCATGGTGGTGCCCGAGGCCTACGGAGGCCTCGAAATGCACCCGGCCCTCGTCATCGAGGCGGTCGAGATACTCGCGCGGGCGGACGGCTCGGCGGGCTGGTGCGTCATGATCGGCGCGTGCACGGCCATGTGCTCGGCGTGGCTGCCCGAGCCGCAGGCCCGCGTCATCTACGGAGCTCCGGACGTCATCACCGGCGGAGTGGCCGCCCCCCTCGGGCGTGCCGAGCTCGTCGAGGGCGGTTACCGGGTCAGCGGGCGCTGGGCCTGGGCCAGTGGCAGCCAGAACTGCCGCTGGTTGGTGGGAGGCGCGGTGGTGACGAAGGACGGTGTCCCCCAGATGCGTGGGCCCGTGCCCGAGGTGCGCACGCTCTTCTTCCCCATCGAGGACGTGACGCTGCACGACACCTGGCACGCCTCGGGCCTGTGCGGCACGGGCAGCGGCGACATGGAGGTGAAGGACGTCTTCGTTCCCGCCGAGCGGAGCATATCGCTCATCACCGAGCGCCCACGCGTCGCTCGGCCCCTCTACGCCTTCCCCGCCTTCGGGCTGCTGGGGTTGGGCATTCCGGCCGTCGCGCTCGGAATCGCCCGCCGGGCCATCGACGAGCTGACGGCCCTGGCGAACCAGAAGAAGCTCATGACCCACGGTGGCCAGTTGCTGGCCAGGCGGGCCGCGGTGCAGGAGGCGGTGGCCGAGGCCGAGGCCACCCTGCGGGCCGCACGCGCCTTCCTGCTGGAGACGGTGAACACCACCTTCGAGGCCGCCACGCGCGGTGAGGTGACGGTGAAGCACCGGGCGGAGCTGCGGCTGTCCTATACGCACGCCATGCGGAGCGCCGCGCGCGTGGTGGATCGGATGTACGAGGCGGCGGGAGGCACGGCCGTCTACCGCGCCAGCCCGTTGCAGCGCTGCCTGCGCGACATCCACGTGGCCACGCAGCACGCCATGGTGGCCCCGTCCACGCTGGAGGTCATCGGCAGCGTCCTGCTCGGAGTGGACGCCAACACGGTCATGCTCTGA
- a CDS encoding GNAT family N-acetyltransferase produces MPTGDLETRAERLREVVETPRRAYLPLPDTQVIERPGWLQLLTPSLRQGGLNEVAYSALDEKEADAVIDETLEQYRRLGLRFRWTVGPDSRPADLAERLERRGMRRNETLGMIRGTSVPASAEGDITVEQVDEHTVEEYSRTMGEGWGMDPEPITAFNRLVLSHPGRRHRLFLARYRGVPAGTAGLVTFERSVYLLGGVVLPAFRGRGLYRALVTERLGYAAGRGIPFATIHARASTSAPLLERFGFETLCRFPIFTND; encoded by the coding sequence ATGCCGACCGGTGATCTCGAGACCAGGGCCGAGCGCCTCCGCGAGGTAGTGGAGACGCCCCGGAGAGCCTACCTCCCGCTGCCGGACACGCAGGTGATCGAGCGTCCCGGCTGGCTGCAGCTCCTCACGCCCTCGCTGCGCCAGGGAGGCCTCAACGAGGTGGCGTACTCGGCCCTGGACGAGAAGGAGGCGGACGCCGTCATCGACGAGACGCTGGAGCAATACCGCCGCCTCGGGCTGCGCTTCCGGTGGACCGTGGGACCCGACAGCCGGCCCGCGGATCTGGCCGAGCGGCTCGAACGCCGGGGCATGCGGCGGAACGAGACGCTGGGGATGATCCGTGGGACCTCGGTACCGGCCAGTGCCGAGGGGGACATCACCGTGGAGCAGGTGGACGAGCACACGGTGGAGGAGTACTCGCGAACCATGGGCGAGGGCTGGGGAATGGACCCGGAGCCGATCACCGCGTTCAACCGGCTCGTGCTCAGCCACCCCGGCCGGCGCCATCGCCTCTTCCTGGCGCGGTATCGGGGTGTGCCCGCGGGCACGGCGGGGCTCGTCACCTTCGAGCGCTCCGTGTACCTGCTCGGGGGAGTCGTGCTCCCGGCCTTCCGTGGACGCGGGCTGTACCGGGCCCTCGTGACGGAGCGGCTCGGCTATGCGGCAGGACGGGGCATTCCCTTCGCCACCATCCACGCCCGAGCGAGCACCTCCGCGCCGCTGCTGGAGCGCTTCGGCTTCGAGACGCTCTGCCGGTTTCCGATCTTCACCAACGACTGA
- a CDS encoding D-alanine--D-alanine ligase family protein, which produces MRIALTYNLRLSDSEDEAEFDTQETVNTLASAIERLGHRLERFEVSGPASRTVARLEAYSPDLIFNIAEGRRGRFREAFYPALFEELGFAYTGSDAYALAVTLDKQLTKLVLSKHGIRTPGWQFVEKLNELKAEDLRFPVIIKPNFEGSSKGITQDSVAETVEQAREKVSQALARYPAGVLVEEFISGTDITVPYLAAVQNDHDGVLSPTEYDIDPAAIAGRKYAIYDYELKTKKDSAVKVRAPANIPSKVAEEMRNMSKKIFQAVDCRDLGRIDFRLSDAGVPYFLEINALPSLEPGAGIYAAAAMEGMHLDGVVGAIIQSAARRNKIKDGKRQGKPARKTGPLRVGFTYNVKRVKPALDGQAVEDSEAEYDSPTTLQAIREAIASWGHEVVDLEATAELPSVLASTPLDIVFNIAEGFKGRNRESQVPAMLELLDIPYTGSDPATLSIALDKALAKKIVRQAGIHTPNFQLMHTGKERLNKEFTSFPLMVKPVAEGSSKGVVSKSVCHNEAELREVVKEIVTKYQQPALIEEYIGGREFTVGLLGERRPRVLPPMEIVFLDKADKTPIYSFEHKLDWTDRIRYDAPAKLEPALLEKLRAAARGSFMALGCRDVARIDFRMDDKGRIYFIECNPLPGLTPGWSDLVLIAQGAGMDYRGLIGEIMAPAIRRYKEREARRAADESALMKLAMEKAALEKAAMADEKTGTVSVTGSGSGSSSSGGEGPVRMDMKAH; this is translated from the coding sequence TTGCGCATCGCGCTGACCTACAACCTCAGGTTGTCCGACTCGGAAGACGAGGCGGAGTTCGATACCCAGGAGACGGTGAACACGCTGGCCTCGGCCATCGAGCGGCTCGGCCACCGGCTCGAGCGTTTCGAGGTGAGCGGCCCGGCTTCCCGCACCGTCGCGCGTCTCGAGGCCTACAGCCCGGACCTCATCTTCAACATCGCCGAGGGCCGCCGCGGCCGCTTCCGCGAGGCCTTCTACCCGGCGCTCTTCGAGGAGCTGGGCTTCGCGTACACCGGCTCGGACGCGTACGCGCTGGCGGTGACGCTGGACAAGCAGCTCACCAAGCTGGTGCTCTCCAAGCACGGCATCCGCACTCCCGGCTGGCAGTTCGTCGAGAAGCTCAACGAGCTCAAGGCCGAGGACCTGCGCTTCCCCGTCATCATCAAGCCCAACTTCGAGGGCTCCTCCAAGGGCATCACCCAGGACTCGGTGGCCGAGACGGTCGAGCAGGCCCGCGAGAAGGTGTCCCAGGCGCTGGCGCGCTACCCGGCCGGGGTGCTGGTCGAGGAGTTCATCAGTGGCACGGACATCACCGTCCCGTACCTGGCGGCGGTGCAGAACGACCATGACGGCGTGCTCAGCCCGACGGAGTACGACATCGATCCGGCCGCCATCGCCGGCCGCAAGTACGCCATCTACGACTACGAGCTGAAGACGAAGAAGGACAGCGCCGTCAAGGTGCGCGCCCCGGCCAACATCCCCTCGAAGGTGGCCGAGGAGATGCGCAACATGTCGAAGAAGATCTTCCAGGCGGTCGACTGCCGGGATCTGGGCCGCATCGACTTCCGGCTCAGCGACGCGGGCGTGCCGTACTTCCTGGAGATCAACGCGCTGCCGAGCCTGGAGCCGGGCGCGGGCATCTACGCCGCCGCGGCCATGGAGGGCATGCACCTGGACGGGGTGGTGGGCGCCATCATCCAGAGCGCGGCGCGGCGCAACAAGATCAAGGACGGCAAGCGCCAGGGCAAGCCGGCGCGCAAGACGGGCCCACTGCGCGTGGGCTTCACCTACAACGTCAAGCGCGTGAAGCCGGCGTTGGACGGCCAGGCGGTGGAGGACAGCGAGGCCGAGTACGACTCGCCCACCACGCTGCAGGCCATCCGCGAGGCCATCGCCTCGTGGGGCCACGAGGTGGTGGACCTGGAGGCGACGGCGGAGCTGCCCAGCGTGCTGGCGAGCACGCCGCTGGACATCGTCTTCAACATCGCCGAGGGCTTCAAGGGCCGCAACCGCGAGAGCCAGGTGCCGGCCATGCTGGAGCTGCTGGACATCCCGTACACGGGCTCGGATCCGGCCACGCTGTCCATCGCGCTGGACAAGGCGCTGGCGAAGAAGATCGTCCGCCAGGCGGGCATCCACACGCCCAACTTCCAGCTGATGCACACGGGCAAGGAGCGGCTCAACAAGGAGTTCACCAGCTTCCCGCTGATGGTGAAGCCGGTGGCCGAGGGCTCCTCCAAGGGCGTGGTGAGCAAGAGCGTCTGCCACAACGAGGCGGAGCTGCGCGAGGTGGTGAAGGAGATCGTCACCAAGTACCAGCAGCCGGCGCTCATCGAGGAGTACATCGGCGGGCGTGAGTTCACGGTGGGCCTGCTGGGCGAGCGCCGCCCGCGCGTGCTGCCGCCCATGGAGATCGTCTTCCTGGACAAGGCGGACAAGACGCCCATCTACAGCTTCGAGCACAAGCTGGATTGGACGGATCGCATCCGCTACGACGCGCCGGCGAAGCTGGAGCCCGCGCTGCTGGAGAAGCTGAGGGCGGCGGCGCGTGGCTCGTTCATGGCGCTGGGATGCCGGGACGTGGCGCGCATCGACTTCCGCATGGACGACAAGGGCCGCATCTACTTCATCGAGTGCAACCCGCTGCCGGGTCTCACTCCGGGGTGGAGCGACCTGGTGCTCATCGCGCAGGGCGCCGGCATGGACTACCGGGGCCTCATTGGGGAGATCATGGCCCCGGCCATCCGCCGCTACAAGGAGCGCGAGGCCCGCCGCGCCGCCGACGAGAGCGCGCTGATGAAGCTGGCCATGGAGAAGGCCGCCCTCGAGAAGGCCGCCATGGCGGATGAGAAGACCGGGACCGTGTCCGTGACGGGCTCGGGCTCCGGGTCGTCCTCGTCGGGTGGCGAGGGGCCGGTCCGCATGGACATGAAGGCCCACTGA
- a CDS encoding RDD family protein has product MRVVHDGDEVPGSPYPKASLWMRAGARLVDVAVAWGLCVVCGAAGEVVALLFLLLADGMLQGQSVGKRIFGVKVMHLPTQSAARHRDSTLRNAPLALIVLLGMMPPPLGSVAGLAGLVVIGGVEALRVVRDPLGWRLGDTWAQTQVVDGKVVAGATVAARTPVTAARVPGRFLSAARLRRIRHFKKSRRGKPCASR; this is encoded by the coding sequence CTGCGCGTGGTCCACGACGGAGACGAGGTTCCCGGCTCGCCCTATCCCAAGGCCTCGCTGTGGATGCGGGCGGGCGCGCGCCTCGTGGACGTCGCGGTGGCCTGGGGCCTGTGCGTGGTGTGCGGCGCCGCCGGCGAGGTGGTGGCGCTGCTCTTCCTGCTGCTGGCCGACGGCATGCTCCAGGGCCAGAGCGTGGGCAAGCGCATCTTCGGCGTGAAGGTGATGCACCTGCCCACGCAGTCGGCCGCCCGCCACCGCGACAGCACCCTGCGCAACGCGCCCCTGGCCCTCATCGTCCTGCTGGGGATGATGCCGCCGCCCCTCGGCTCGGTGGCGGGCCTCGCGGGCCTCGTGGTGATCGGCGGCGTGGAGGCCTTGCGCGTGGTGAGGGACCCGCTCGGCTGGCGGCTGGGGGATACGTGGGCCCAGACGCAGGTGGTGGACGGGAAGGTCGTCGCCGGAGCAACGGTTGCAGCACGCACACCTGTGACGGCCGCTCGCGTCCCAGGCAGGTTCTTGTCCGCGGCCCGGCTTCGCCGGATCCGCCATTTCAAGAAGTCCAGAAGGGGAAAGCCTTGCGCATCGCGCTGA
- the hemB gene encoding porphobilinogen synthase: MAYPIHRPRRLRRSPALREMVRETTLAPSDFIYPLFVVEGRDIRRPIGSMPGISNLSVEHAVAEARQAHALGVPAVLLFGIPHHKDAQGSQAYAREGIVQRAIREIKSALPDMLVIADVCLCEYTDHGHCGIIEGGHVANDATLPLLSQMAVTCAQAGADIIAPSDMMDGRVASIRSALDEVKLTEVPILSYAVKYASAFYGPFREAAQSTPQFGDRRTHQMDPGNVREALKETDLDLEEGADMIMVKPALSYLDVIHRVRERVDVPVVAYNVSAEYSMVKAAAQNGWIDGDRLMLEILTSIKRAGSDLIITYHALEAAKLLG, encoded by the coding sequence ATGGCTTATCCGATCCACCGACCCCGCCGGCTGCGCCGCAGTCCGGCCCTCCGTGAGATGGTGCGCGAGACCACGCTCGCGCCCTCGGACTTCATCTATCCGCTCTTCGTCGTCGAGGGCCGCGACATCCGCCGCCCCATCGGCTCCATGCCCGGCATCTCCAACCTCTCGGTGGAGCATGCCGTCGCCGAGGCCAGGCAGGCCCACGCGCTCGGCGTGCCCGCGGTGCTCCTCTTCGGCATCCCCCATCACAAGGACGCCCAGGGCTCCCAGGCCTACGCGCGCGAGGGCATCGTCCAGCGCGCCATCCGGGAGATCAAGAGCGCCCTGCCGGACATGCTCGTCATCGCCGACGTGTGCCTGTGCGAGTACACCGACCACGGCCACTGCGGCATCATCGAGGGCGGCCACGTCGCCAATGACGCCACGCTGCCGCTGCTCTCGCAGATGGCGGTGACGTGCGCCCAGGCCGGCGCGGACATCATCGCCCCCTCGGACATGATGGACGGGCGCGTGGCCTCCATCCGCTCGGCGCTGGACGAGGTGAAGCTCACCGAGGTCCCCATCCTCTCCTACGCCGTCAAGTACGCCTCGGCCTTCTACGGGCCCTTCCGCGAGGCCGCCCAGAGCACGCCCCAGTTCGGCGACCGGCGCACCCACCAGATGGACCCGGGCAACGTGCGCGAGGCCCTCAAGGAGACCGACCTCGACCTCGAGGAGGGCGCGGACATGATCATGGTCAAGCCCGCGCTGTCCTACCTGGACGTCATCCACCGGGTGCGCGAGCGGGTGGACGTGCCGGTGGTCGCCTACAACGTGTCCGCCGAGTACTCCATGGTGAAGGCCGCCGCGCAGAACGGGTGGATCGACGGAGATCGACTGATGCTGGAGATTCTCACCTCCATCAAGCGCGCGGGTTCAGATCTCATCATCACGTACCACGCGCTGGAAGCCGCGAAGCTGCTCGGTTGA
- a CDS encoding ABC transporter ATP-binding protein, giving the protein MPAIEVIGLRKTYRRAFRQGHEALRGVDLSVPEGSAFGLIGPNGAGKTTFIKSILGIVQPTEGTVRVLGGSPEDPRIRARIGYLPERLHLPGSWLAPVFLGTVAGLKGLKPDKAANLRLLERVGLGDALGRRIGGYSKGMRQRLGLAAAMLGSPDLLILDEPTDGIDPMGRVEVRRILQEEVQRGTTLFLNSHLLAETERLCDRVAVLGNGKVLREGRLEELARSGARWVVRFAPGVDAGALGAAGFTAAGTEGQYHVEAADAAGLNAALDKARAAGALLVELKRDGQDLEAVLASAMGVAA; this is encoded by the coding sequence GTGCCAGCCATCGAAGTCATCGGACTCCGTAAGACCTACCGGCGAGCGTTCCGCCAAGGACACGAGGCTCTGCGGGGTGTGGACCTCTCCGTGCCAGAGGGCAGCGCGTTCGGGCTGATCGGCCCCAACGGCGCGGGGAAGACGACGTTCATCAAGAGCATCCTGGGGATCGTCCAGCCCACGGAGGGGACGGTGCGGGTGCTCGGCGGTTCGCCCGAGGATCCGCGGATCCGGGCGCGCATCGGCTACCTGCCCGAGCGGCTGCACCTGCCGGGCTCGTGGCTGGCGCCGGTCTTCCTGGGGACGGTGGCGGGCCTCAAGGGGCTCAAGCCGGACAAGGCCGCGAACCTGCGCCTGCTGGAGCGGGTGGGCCTGGGGGACGCGCTGGGCCGGCGCATCGGCGGGTATTCGAAGGGCATGCGGCAGCGGCTGGGGCTGGCGGCGGCGATGCTGGGCAGCCCGGACCTGCTCATCCTGGACGAGCCCACGGACGGCATCGATCCGATGGGCCGCGTGGAGGTGCGGCGGATCCTCCAGGAGGAGGTGCAGCGCGGCACGACCCTGTTCCTCAACTCGCACCTGCTGGCGGAGACCGAGCGGCTGTGCGATCGGGTGGCGGTCCTCGGGAACGGCAAGGTGCTGCGCGAGGGGCGGCTGGAGGAGTTGGCGCGGAGCGGTGCACGGTGGGTGGTGCGCTTCGCCCCGGGAGTGGACGCGGGCGCGCTGGGCGCGGCGGGCTTCACGGCGGCGGGCACCGAGGGCCAGTACCACGTGGAGGCGGCGGACGCGGCGGGGCTGAACGCGGCGCTGGACAAGGCGCGGGCGGCGGGCGCGCTGCTGGTGGAGCTCAAGCGGGACGGGCAGGACCTGGAGGCCGTGCTGGCCTCGGCCATGGGGGTGGCGGCATGA
- a CDS encoding tRNA1(Val) (adenine(37)-N6)-methyltransferase, translating into MPLELRPGAGETLDSVCGGEVKVLQRRRGYRFTLDPVLLAHFAVFEAGAVRGRLMDLGTGCGIIPLILARRLGCGSITGLELQPRLFSLAERNVHLNRCEREVSLVRGDLRCVDGLFPKASFSYVLCNPPYRAREQGRSSTDMEKALARHEISCELRDVARSAAYLLRSRGSFCVVYPASRLSELMAVLHAAKLEPRTMRMVHSRAGRPAKLVLMHAVKGAPTGLTVLPPLVIHADDEQAFSREVSAMVE; encoded by the coding sequence ATGCCGCTCGAGCTCCGGCCCGGAGCCGGGGAGACGCTCGATTCCGTCTGCGGGGGCGAGGTGAAGGTGCTCCAGCGCCGCCGGGGCTACCGCTTCACGTTGGATCCGGTGCTGCTCGCGCACTTCGCCGTCTTCGAGGCCGGAGCGGTGCGGGGCCGGCTGATGGACCTGGGCACCGGCTGCGGCATCATCCCGCTCATCCTCGCGCGGCGGTTGGGCTGCGGGAGCATCACCGGGTTGGAGCTCCAGCCGCGCCTGTTCTCCCTCGCCGAGCGCAACGTGCACCTCAACCGCTGCGAGCGGGAGGTGTCGCTGGTGCGGGGAGACCTACGCTGCGTGGACGGGCTGTTCCCGAAGGCCAGCTTCTCCTACGTGCTGTGCAACCCGCCGTACCGGGCGCGGGAGCAGGGGAGGAGCAGCACGGACATGGAGAAGGCGCTGGCGCGGCACGAGATCTCCTGCGAGCTGCGGGACGTGGCGCGCTCGGCGGCGTATCTGCTGAGGAGTCGCGGGAGCTTCTGCGTGGTGTATCCGGCCTCGCGGCTGTCCGAGCTGATGGCCGTGTTGCACGCGGCGAAGCTGGAGCCGAGGACCATGCGCATGGTGCACTCGCGCGCGGGACGCCCCGCGAAGCTGGTGTTGATGCACGCCGTGAAGGGCGCGCCCACCGGGCTCACCGTGCTGCCCCCGCTCGTCATCCATGCCGATGACGAGCAGGCCTTCTCGCGCGAAGTCAGCGCGATGGTGGAGTAG
- a CDS encoding DUF1015 family protein translates to MARVLPFSALLPSLESHLAADDDGCPFNAPPRSAFIRPLLDRVDPTAELGRLRQAGSVLRDSRPALYLAEVYSSAGRLGGPPVRFLLCGLAPDAAEPLEHEPYRPRSAQVEPTVTLAADDHGVLRALLAEAAEASSTVWQGTFEDAPVSLRRIEPSPVARRIQAVLDDAPLRPLAELDERRPSLAAIVPLSDPGLHFEPVHRAIQGLETFEEDTFLALVTAYARVYDLDEPLTSPRGVALANERLATLVRGHHAVLMVLPGGRGKILRFRQGLDLAHLKAAPRNPTLRSLDLALLNALVLRTVLGIKDPEDPGHPQVFAVQGLDSLVRGVHGGTFQVGFALNPPPLWEVRAVMEAAQSLPHKTLWVEPAPPAGLLFLDPEA, encoded by the coding sequence ATGGCGCGCGTCCTTCCGTTCTCAGCCCTGCTTCCTTCGCTCGAATCGCACCTGGCGGCCGATGACGATGGTTGTCCCTTCAACGCTCCGCCCCGCTCCGCCTTCATCCGCCCCCTGCTCGACAGGGTGGACCCCACGGCGGAGCTGGGACGGTTGAGACAGGCGGGCTCCGTCCTGCGCGACTCCCGCCCGGCCCTGTACCTGGCGGAGGTGTACAGCTCGGCGGGGCGGCTCGGAGGGCCTCCGGTCCGCTTCCTCCTGTGTGGCCTGGCGCCGGACGCGGCCGAGCCGCTGGAGCACGAACCCTACCGGCCCCGCTCGGCGCAGGTGGAGCCCACCGTCACCCTGGCGGCGGACGATCATGGAGTGCTCCGGGCCCTGCTGGCCGAGGCGGCCGAGGCCAGCAGCACCGTGTGGCAGGGCACGTTCGAGGACGCCCCGGTGTCCCTGCGGCGCATCGAGCCCTCGCCCGTGGCCCGGCGCATCCAGGCGGTGCTCGACGACGCGCCCCTGCGTCCCCTGGCCGAGCTGGATGAGCGCAGGCCGAGTCTGGCGGCCATCGTGCCGCTGTCGGATCCCGGGCTGCACTTCGAGCCAGTGCACCGTGCCATCCAGGGCCTGGAGACCTTCGAGGAGGACACCTTCCTCGCGCTGGTGACGGCGTATGCGCGCGTCTATGACCTGGACGAGCCCCTGACGTCGCCCCGGGGCGTGGCCCTGGCGAACGAGCGGCTGGCGACGCTGGTGCGGGGACACCACGCGGTGCTGATGGTGCTGCCCGGGGGGCGGGGGAAGATCCTGCGCTTCCGGCAGGGGTTGGACCTGGCGCACCTGAAGGCCGCGCCACGCAATCCGACGCTGCGCAGCCTGGACCTGGCGCTGCTCAACGCGCTGGTGCTGCGCACGGTGCTGGGCATCAAGGACCCGGAGGATCCGGGACACCCGCAGGTGTTCGCGGTGCAGGGGCTGGACTCGCTGGTGCGAGGCGTCCACGGAGGGACGTTCCAGGTGGGCTTCGCGCTCAACCCGCCGCCCTTGTGGGAGGTGCGCGCGGTGATGGAGGCGGCGCAGTCGCTGCCGCACAAGACATTATGGGTGGAGCCCGCGCCGCCCGCGGGGCTCCTGTTTCTGGATCCGGAGGCCTAG
- a CDS encoding polyhydroxyalkanoic acid system family protein encodes MGTMKFEVPHSLPKDEARKRVEQLLKYWTEKYGVKANWAGDGAKVIGKVMGINLDANFTITDGAIQGEGTDPGMLLRGQAKSYLQKKFSAALDPSKSGIDDDKGLA; translated from the coding sequence ATGGGCACGATGAAGTTCGAGGTCCCCCACTCCCTCCCCAAGGACGAGGCCAGGAAGCGCGTCGAGCAGCTCCTCAAGTACTGGACGGAGAAGTACGGCGTGAAGGCCAACTGGGCCGGGGACGGCGCGAAGGTGATCGGCAAGGTGATGGGCATCAACCTCGATGCCAACTTCACCATCACCGACGGCGCCATCCAGGGCGAGGGCACCGACCCCGGCATGCTGCTGCGCGGCCAGGCCAAGTCCTACCTACAGAAGAAGTTCAGTGCCGCGCTCGACCCGAGCAAGAGCGGCATCGACGACGACAAGGGCCTGGCGTAG